In Phaseolus vulgaris cultivar G19833 chromosome 7, P. vulgaris v2.0, whole genome shotgun sequence, the genomic stretch CATTTAGTTCTCCCACAAGcatttagaaaaaaagaaaaataggtaTCAAGATAACTCTTGAgcaatacaagaaaaaaaattgcctATATTAATATGCAGAATCTTTATTCATAGATATAACTGAATGATCTCCAAATTATAACCTGGACTTAAACTCAcacattcaaaattttatttctcttttctaACAGTGAAACCTACATCTAGATCAAGGATTGATTGATTGATTTGGAGTTACAAGAATATCCTTGTTTTGGTGCGAGTCAAGTTTAGGATCTAAACAAAGAATTGAACAGAATACTCTGCAAAGGGAAGTTACTCCGGACATCAAGCTGAAACCCTTTACCCTACAAAAGGTTCTTGTTCATCACAATGTTTTTACCAGATCGCATTACCCTTGTACAGATCAATCGGAACATTTTCCTAAGTTTGATCCCTTGTGGGTTTGCTTCCAACTCCTCAATATCACCCATTGACCTATTATTGTatattacaaaacacaaatgaATACCACCAGACAGTCTATTAAAAATCACAATAACAATAGAATGAATGATTGTTGAAAATAACTTGtaattgagaaaaagaagtaGGCATATTTCCATCACAGTATGGTATTTTGTACAGTAATCACAATAATTCCATCTTTAGTGTTCATGTCTATTTCCCAATAAAGATATACCAAAAAGAAGACCAAAGAACACAGAAGAATAAATTCATAATCAATGACATGTACCTTTATTGTTGCCTGGAAGACATAGACAAACTCATCTTGCTTTCAGCTCCTCTAAGAACTGTCTTTAGGTAGAAAATACCCAAACTTTGGCCATTTTTTACCTTCATTTGGAGAATATAATTATTGGAAACTACATATAGTAAATTTTCTGCTAGAATAGAATTCCACTTATCTTGCATATCACATCATACTCTATGGCcaagtttattaaaatattgaaatctGTGTaggatctccatctgatagaGGAACACCGAGAACAGAGAGGGAGAAATCCAGTAAGAAAACAAAGATCGCAGAGAAAAAGAGTCGTGACAGAAatggagaagaagaaggagCCTAGGTGCATCACACGAAGACTTACAGAAAATGGGAACCCCACAAGCTAGGTTCCACAGGTATGCAATTAGAAGAGAGATTTACAATTTTACATGTGTCTAGTGTTTTTACAAAGAAGCAGTTCCTATTTATAGGGACTGGCAGTTAGATTTATAACACCATCACATTAAGTTCGTTCTTATACATTTACAAGTACATATAACCAGTAAGTCTTAGGTTCTGATCCAACTGCAGCCAGGCTGCTTTGTTGTTCCGAACTCTCTCATCATATCTCTAAGAATAGCTGCTTCTTCCCACTGACCTGCTGCTGCACAGATATTTGATAAAAGCACATGAACTGATGGGTTGTCATTGTCTCTTTCCAGAAGAAGTCTGGCAACTTTTCTTCCTAGCTTTAAATTACCATGAGCTGCACAAGCACTAAACATTGACCAGCACATATTAGAATGTGCTCCCAAGTATCCATTTTTAATAACTGTCTCTGCCTCATCAAGGTATCCACTGCGACCTAGCAGATCAACCAAGCAAGAAAAGTGATCCACACTTGGCAAAATTCCATAAACTTTCACCATTGTATAAAAAATAGAGGCTCCATCATCGACCAAACCTGCATGGCTGCAAGCAGAAAGAACTGAAGTAAAAGTAGCCTGGTCTGGTTTGATTCCAGGTGTGGTCTGCATTGCCTCAAAACAGGACACAGCTTCTTTCCCTCGTCCATGTTGTGCATATGCAGATATTATAGCATTCCAAGAGATTGTATCTCTTTCCACCATTGCATCAAATACCCTCAAAGCCCAATCTAAAGATCCACATTTGGCATACATTGTGACCAAGGCATTACCCAAAGAAACTTCTGAAGAAAATTCATGTCTTAGTATGTAACCATGAAGCTGTTTCCCACGACTCATGGCTGACATACTAGAATAAATGCTCAAAACAAGACTGAGGGAATAGGCATTTGGTTTGATTTGTGAACGAAGTAATGCAGAGAATTGTTCTAACCCTTGTAACGGATGTCCATTCATAAAAAACCCAGATATGATACTGTTCCAAGATATCAAATTTTTATAGGGAACACCAGAGAAGATTTGAAATGCACACTTTATTTTCCCATGTCTGCAGTATGCAGAAACTAACACATTCAAAACTTCAATTTTCACAAGCCCACTTTTGCATAGAAGGGAGTGGATCATCTCCACAACTTGCAAAGAATCTGTAGCAACCAGCAAACTTCCATAAGTAAACTCGTCTGGCTCAATTCCTTCCCTCCTCATTTTCAAATAGCTCAAAATTGCTTCTTCCTCGAGATTCTCTTGTAAAAGCATTGAAACCATTATGTTCCACGAAACAACATCCCTTTCTTCCATTCGCTCAAAAATATCTCGAACCTCATAAACCTCCCCAGACCCAGAATACATTGTCATCATTGCATTGTTCACAGCAACACAATCAACAAGGCCCATCTTGGTAGCTTGAGCCTGCGCTTGACAACCAGCTCTTAAACACGAACATGAACTCATGACACTCACAAAGGTAACCTCCGTTGGACCATAACAACCCTTTTGCATGTCTTTAAACATCAAAAATGCATCCTCACTTCTCTCCTCACTTGCAAAACCATCTATCATTGCATTATAAGTAACATAATcacacttgccaccttcttctGCTTCCTCAAACACCTCACAAGCATCCACAACACACCCACACTTAAAATACATAGTGATCAAAGAATTAACCACAGAAGTCCAATCCAAAATCCCACTTTTGATAACCACCGAATGCACGTGCCTTCCATAATCCAAAAGCTCCAAAGAGCACAAACTCAACATGGTGGCAAAAGTGTACTTATCAGCCTTAATTCCCATCTTTTGCATGTCCctgaaacaaaatatttccaGTCAAATAATATCACGGAATGCCACATACATTCACTTTTTCcaatttaaacctttttaaataaaaatgagaaaaaaacattattaaggaggaatatttttctttatataaggCAATAGAGATGTTCTATGAGCGAGGCCATCCTACCAAGTCAGTAGGACTGTTATGCGCAACTAAACTCTCCCTCCAAGTATTTAATATAGTTGCATACTTAGGGTTAAATTCAACTGACTACGCTGGAACAATTATGTGCAAGTTGATCCACACGTTTGGTGATAATTAAGAGGATAATGGTTGACAGAAAAAGCTAAACTGCAATGACACCTAAAGTGGGtaagaaaaaaagtaaataattgtAGCTGTTAATGAGAAAATGAATTGTTTATATTTCAACACATTCATGGTTTATTATGTATGTGCACGTAATATCTACTGGCAATTTTCTCatcaataattaatattatttacatttttgttATTTGGAGGAGTTCAATCTAGCAAATAATGAATGTGATGAAATATCACTTGTTAATTTCATAGGAAGTTTAACTTGTATGCattttaagtataaaaaattataattcaaccaataaaaaaataattatagcaTGACTCTAATATTTGTTACAGTAAAAAAAGCTTATCAAACATGACAAGTAGAATGAGTGTAAAAATGTTATACTATCAAACTAAGTATATCATTGAGAAAAGGTGAGTAATACACTCTCCAACACACCTTTTTTAATACACCATCTACTATTTgctgatttatttttaaataaaaaaattggtgGTTTGGCATCTTACTTAATGACTCTGTGTTCTAATTTCACTGTTTACAATACTTTCCAACAAGTCAAGTCTTAACAATAAAATAGATATCAATAAttacattaaaatttaaaattgtaaaagaatgaaatgtaaataaataaataaagtatagAAGAGTAGCTTCATATGAAATCTTACAATTAGAGTAAAatctgtaatttttttaaaaaaatatgatccaAGTAGAATAATAACCTCTGTTTTTATAAGCCCTCTAGCATATTATGatattacttatatattttcCAGCTAAAAGTATTGATATTACTTATTTTCCCGACTTTGATCACCTGAACAAGTTAAAAGCAAGACCTTCATGGCCCTTGTCCGCACACCCGGTAATGACAGCGTTCCAGACCGCCACGTGTCGCTTGGGAATTTCATCGAACAGTTGAAGGGCGTGCGTAACAGGGGCCAGTTTGGCGCAGGCGGAGAGCAGCGTGGTCCACGAATACACGTCGGGGCAACGGATTTCTGTGAACGCGCGTTCGACGGAGGCGAGGTCCTGGGCCTTGGCGTAGAGCGAGAGGAGGGAGTTGGCGACATGGGAGTGCGCCCAGAGCCCAGTTCGGACGGCGTGGGCGTGGAGCTGGGCGCCGAAGGTGACGTAGCGCGCGTTGGCGGCGGCGGTGAGAGCGGCGGAGAGGGTGTAGTGGTCGGGTGTGAAGGAGGAGTGGGCGAGGACGAAGAGGGTGAGGGATTGGGTGTGGTGGTTGGAGCGAGTGAGGTCTGTTAGCATCTGGTTCAGCTTCAGCAGACCTTTCATTTGTCATTTGTTTTGGAGAAGAAACACTGAAGAAGATCAAAACAAAGTGTAACAAAAACCAAACACTTTCTACATGCAAACTCTTCAGAttaatgtttttcaaaaatatgaaattttatataattttttttggattaaATAATGTATTGGTGCAACCTGACAAAAGTCGGCGGATGCTCGGAACAACTAATTACCTAAACAACTAATTACCTAATCATTGTAGGAAGCAAAGTGATCGACGGATTAATTTCCTAATCCGACTcactaataaaaattattaaggtaatataaataacacgtattttaaagaaaaatataaattattatctacTGTACTCTAACATCTGAGTGTTAACTCTCAGACTGATTTGAGAGTTGGAGTGTCTTCTGCAAGTACCACCCCGACCGTGAAGCCAGACAGACGACCGAGAGGAGGAAAACGTGGTAGAGTTTTGAGTATCAATGATCGATCGAAAGTGGAAGCAGGAGCCATCGTTCTCTAGATTTCAAACCCGTTgaacaaataatatttaagtgtcacaacattatttttgcatttaaaataaaaaatttaggtggataatataaattttttctttaagcTAATATTGTATGTATACACCtgcatttaaaattttaaatagtattaataattttaaaatattttaacaaaagattaaagtgttttcttttctaaatagtAACTATCTCCATGGGTTCATTTTAAGCATTGATTTTTTTAACCACTTCATATGTCTTTTCTTAAATCGTGCATAAACTAGCTTATACCATATTAACTACATAAGCTCATATATGATAGATAAATCTTCGTAAAGAATGACATCTTTTCACATGCAAAAATAGTGTAATTCCTAATTGAAATGATTTGCCAAAGAAAAACAACTCAAATTGTATTCTTTTATATACAATCTccctttatatttttctatggTCTCATTCACCTTATGTATCATTGGAAATATGCACCTATAACAATTTTGTCTATTGATCTACTAACAATCTCTCATATTGAACTTCTTTTTAATGCATTCATCCATTTTCTTATGACTTGAGTGTAATGTTTCATGAGTTCATGGACTAAGTTAGGAGCTTTTgtgacattaattttttttatcacaaaaaaaaaaaaaaaaaaattgaatttttcagaaatttcttAATCTTTATACAAAAATCAAAAACCTCACCTCCTAACTTAAAATTCAGAAAAGCATTTTATGCTAAGTAAAACTAACATAAAGCTCATGAATGACAACAATATAGATTCAATGTTTATAAAAGAGATTGTCAATAAACATAttgaaaaatatgattttttacaCTCAATTTTTTGTTTCTCAATGCAATGAGTAAATTCTCAATaagatttatttctttattgGTATCTTTAGGAATTCTCATCTCCAAGTCAAACAAACACTAGCGCATAAATGCTAAATAAGTGcggttattttacatttacaaatgcggctatagagtCACATTTGATCAATACACATTCGTAAATCAGAGAGATACACATACAACTATATAGTCACATttgtaaatactatttataagtatatatagtcacatttgtaaatactatttatatgTGCGGCTATTTCacatagccgcatttgtatattcttctgaaTGAGGGGTGAAGGTTTAGAGGTTTAGGaaatgcggctattaccaaagccgcatttataaataacatttaCGAATGTGGCTATATCGTAAATCCTAACGCCAAACATCGTCAACAATAATTCATTGAGAGGACCAACCTCATCCTAGTGTGATATGATATATTGAAAACAATGAATCTATGTTATACACATGAGTATCAATCGATTCCTTCAAAACTCACCAATATAACAATCCACAATCAATTTTTCCTGAAACTGGTATAGTTTGTGTCAGAAAAATGAGTGTAAAGGTTACCATGTATTTGATATATATCAGTGTGAGATGAAAGAGAACGTTAAAGGAACAttatgtgaatcttgaaaatcCATGAGTATATATGGTTTGAAGCTTATCATTCAGTCTTTTCTTATCCATGTCTATCATTGAAAAGGAAGGAGAATAAGGCgcagaagaaaagagaaaacaagtgGTGTGACCTTCCAAAATATGTCTAATGACACTTTGAGAAACAAATGTTTGATTTTGGATCACATCAAAAATGTCTTTTGTGAAAATATCTTTGGTGTGtatatatttcattaaaaatttagatgaaaagatacttttttttaacatcATTATTATGTTGTATAAGAGTTGGATCATCTGAAGTAGACCCATTTAATTTCATTTGCTATTTGCTAAGTTGatcaaattcatttaatttttcttacgataaagaaaaaaaaaggcacACAATTGTGGAGAAGTAACAGAATAGGTGTTGATCTCCTTAATTGAAAATCAAGAACACAGAGAACACAAAAGCTTGAGAAGAGAAACCCTAGCAAGATTGATGCAGcagtgaaaagaaaagaagcGTAAGAGAACAAATGGAAAATATTATTGTGTATTATGTGTTACATGAGAAAAGGAAGggtataaaaagaagaaaaaaaaagaggacGTGTAGGTCAGCCCAAAACATAGAAGGCCCAAAA encodes the following:
- the LOC137830597 gene encoding pentatricopeptide repeat-containing protein At3g49740 isoform X2; the protein is MKGLLKLNQMLTDLTRSNHHTQSLTLFVLAHSSFTPDHYTLSAALTAAANARYVTFGAQLHAHAVRTGLWAHSHVANSLLSLYAKAQDLASVERAFTEIRCPDVYSWTTLLSACAKLAPVTHALQLFDEIPKRHVAVWNAVITGCADKGHEGLAFNLFRDMQKMGIKADKYTFATMLSLCSLELLDYGRHVHSVVIKSGILDWTSVVNSLITMYFKCGCVVDACEVFEEAEEGGKCDYVTYNAMIDGFASEERSEDAFLMFKDMQKGCYGPTEVTFVSVMSSCSCLRAGCQAQAQATKMGLVDCVAVNNAMMTMYSGSGEVYEVRDIFERMEERDVVSWNIMVSMLLQENLEEEAILSYLKMRREGIEPDEFTYGSLLVATDSLQVVEMIHSLLCKSGLVKIEVLNVLVSAYCRHGKIKCAFQIFSGVPYKNLISWNSIISGFFMNGHPLQGLEQFSALLRSQIKPNAYSLSLVLSIYSSMSAMSRGKQLHGYILRHEFSSEVSLGNALVTMYAKCGSLDWALRVFDAMVERDTISWNAIISAYAQHGRGKEAVSCFEAMQTTPGIKPDQATFTSVLSACSHAGRSGYLDEAETVIKNGYLGAHSNMCWSMFSACAAHGNLKLGRKVARLLLERDNDNPSVHVLLSNICAAAGQWEEAAILRDMMREFGTTKQPGCSWIRT
- the LOC137830597 gene encoding pentatricopeptide repeat-containing protein At3g49740 isoform X1 — its product is MKGLLKLNQMLTDLTRSNHHTQSLTLFVLAHSSFTPDHYTLSAALTAAANARYVTFGAQLHAHAVRTGLWAHSHVANSLLSLYAKAQDLASVERAFTEIRCPDVYSWTTLLSACAKLAPVTHALQLFDEIPKRHVAVWNAVITGCADKGHEGLAFNLFRDMQKMGIKADKYTFATMLSLCSLELLDYGRHVHSVVIKSGILDWTSVVNSLITMYFKCGCVVDACEVFEEAEEGGKCDYVTYNAMIDGFASEERSEDAFLMFKDMQKGCYGPTEVTFVSVMSSCSCLRAGCQAQAQATKMGLVDCVAVNNAMMTMYSGSGEVYEVRDIFERMEERDVVSWNIMVSMLLQENLEEEAILSYLKMRREGIEPDEFTYGSLLVATDSLQVVEMIHSLLCKSGLVKIEVLNVLVSAYCRHGKIKCAFQIFSGVPYKNLISWNSIISGFFMNGHPLQGLEQFSALLRSQIKPNAYSLSLVLSIYSSMSAMSRGKQLHGYILRHEFSSEVSLGNALVTMYAKCGSLDWALRVFDAMVERDTISWNAIISAYAQHGRGKEAVSCFEAMQTTPGIKPDQATFTSVLSACSHAGLVDDGASIFYTMVKVYGILPSVDHFSCLVDLLGRSGYLDEAETVIKNGYLGAHSNMCWSMFSACAAHGNLKLGRKVARLLLERDNDNPSVHVLLSNICAAAGQWEEAAILRDMMREFGTTKQPGCSWIRT